The following are from one region of the Populus trichocarpa isolate Nisqually-1 chromosome 8, P.trichocarpa_v4.1, whole genome shotgun sequence genome:
- the LOC18101703 gene encoding tubby-like F-box protein 3: protein MSAIKSIINRSRSHRVVQYSSAPDLSLFGGGCGAETTSCWANLPQELLREVLIRIEESESSWPPRKNVVACAGVCRSWRDITKELVKVPELSGKLTFPISVKQPGPRDFLLQCFIKRCRSAQTYRLYLGLNNALTEDGKFLLAARKCRRPTCTDYIISLDTDDMSKGSNAYVGKLRSNFLGTKFTVFDGQPPHAGAKMTKSRSSRLVNLKQVSPRVPTGNYPVASISYELNVLGSRGPRRMHCIMDAIPASAIEPGGIAPTQTEFSHHNVDFLPSLPFFRSKSSRVESFQSGSLSSQRERALVLKNKAPRWHEQLQCWCLNFHGRVTVASVKNFQLVVSPENGPAGPEHENIILQFGKVGKDLFTMDYRYPISAFQAFALCLSSFDTKIACE, encoded by the exons atgtcagcTATTAAGAGCATAATTAACAGGTCAAGATCACACAGGGTGGTCCAGTACAGCTCAGCACCAGACCTGAGTCTGTTTGGAGGTGGATGTGGTGCAGAAACTACTTCATGTTGGGCTAATTTGCCACAAGAATTATTAAGAGAAGTGCTTATTAGAATAGAAGAATCGGAGAGCAGTTGGCCACCAAGAAAAAATGTGGTGGCTTGTGCTGGGGTTTGTAGGAGTTGGAGAGATATAACTAAAGAGTTAGTTAAAGTCCCTGAACTTTCTGGCAAACTCACTTTCCCGATATCTGTCAAGCAG CCTGGTCCAAGGGATTTTCTCCTTCAGTGCTTCATAAAGCGGTGCAGATCCGCTCAAACATACCGTCTTTATCTTGGTCTAAATAATG CATTAACTGAAGACGGGAAGTTCCTTCTTGCTGCGCGCAAGTGTAGACGCCCCACCTGCACGGATTATATCATTTCTCTAGATACTGATGATATGTCAAAGGGAAGCAATGCTTATGTTGGGAAACTTAG ATCCAATTTTCTCGGAACCAAGTTCACGGTCTTTGATGGACAGCCCCCTCATGCTGGAGCCAAGATGACAAAAAGTCGCTCCTCAAGGCTAGTAAATTTGAAACAAGTTTCTCCAAGAGTCCCTACTGGCAATTACCCAGTGGCTAGCATCTCATATGAATTGAATGTATTGGGTTCCAG GGGTCCTAGGAGAATGCATTGCATTATGGATGCCATCCCCGCTTCTGCCATTGAACCTGGTGGAATAGCTCCCACACAGACCGAGTTTTCTCATCACAATGTAGATTTCTTACCATCACTGCCCTTTTTCCGGTCAAAGTCAAGCCGAGTTGAGAGCTTTCAATCAGGATCCTTGTCCAGTCAGAGAGAACGAGCTTTGGTGCTGAAAAACAAGGCTCCAAGGTGGCATGAACAGCTCCAGTGTTGGTGTTTAAACTTCCATGGACGGGTTACAGTTGCTTCAGTGAAAAACTTTCAGTTGGTTGTTTCCCCAGAAAATGGACCAGCTGGGCCAGAACATGAGAATATCATCCTCCAATTTGGCAAAGTTGGAAAGGATTTGTTTACCATGGATTACCGCTATCCAATCTCCGCATTCCAAGCATTTGCACTGTGCCTCAGTAGCTTTGACACCAAAATAGCTTGTGAATGA